A genomic stretch from Arachis stenosperma cultivar V10309 chromosome 3, arast.V10309.gnm1.PFL2, whole genome shotgun sequence includes:
- the LOC130970085 gene encoding uncharacterized protein LOC130970085 — protein MMNVLALSLFLTSLAGAGLFSPTPSADQKQAESTIVKEGHRIVVVEFDGDGHQNTKISISPEQHADSDPSGVLLNTAKEKMKEAASVLPNVGQGLSSQAHDAAFLHASKDLICDAYGKCKHKIASAVEKAKDKAHDVIDLERESLARKKEAARGAVEKAKETIYDKAHDAKEYTKEAVEKVKEHGQTATDHVVMNITEGNDMLLGVRVAMRRVAAEYLGSMDYLDSLMGVADLMGFATAYGLCIWVTFFSSYVLSRVMPRQQFAVVQSKIYPVYFKAMAYSIGMALVGHVFGHRTKVLSRKAEIFQAYNLLAAVFTVFANSVYLEPRATKLMFERMKLEKEEGRGREDMTGEHSRTEEHQHQHSTADPNETGTPASASGAATASGAATPTRGAEQDAFRSKILKLNEKLKKLNSYSSILNILTLMFLTWHLIYLAQRVHHGPC, from the exons ATGATGAACGTATTAGCTTTGAGTCTGTTTCTAACTTCTCTTGCAGGAGCAGGCCTGTTCTCTCCCACTCCGTCCGCAGATCAAAAGCAAGCAGAAAGCACCATTGTCAAAGAAGGCCATCGGATTGTCGTCGTTGAATTCGATGGAGATGGTCATCAGAACACCAAAATCTCCATCTCACCGGAGCAGCACGCAGATTCCGACCCCAGTGGTGTTCTTCTCAACACCGCcaaggagaagatgaaggagGCGGCATCCGTTCTCCCTAACGTTGGACAAGGATTATCCTCCCAAGCACATGATGCCGCCTTCCTCCACGCTTCCAAGGACCTCATTTGTGATGCCTATGGAAAGTGCAAGCATAAGATAGCCAGTGCCGTGGAGAAAGCCAAGGACAAAGCCCATGACGTTATCGACCTAGAGAGAGAGTCGTTGGCGAGGAAGAAAGAGGCGGCGCGTGGTGCAGTTGAGAAGGCCAAAGAAACCATTTACGATAAAGCTCATGATGCGAAGGAGTATACAAAAGAAGCTGTGGAAAAGGTAAAGGAACACGGGCAAACCGCCACGGATCATGTGGTTATGAACATCACGGAAGGAAATGATATGCTTTTGGGGGTTCGGGTAGCCATGAGGCGAGTTGCTGCTGAATATTTGGGATCCATGGACTATTTGGATTCATTGATGGGTGTGGCAGATTTGATGGGGTTTGCAACTGCTTATGGACTGTGTATTTGGGTTACTTTCTTCTCAAGCTACGTGCTGTCGAGGGTTATGCCGAGACAACAATTTGCGGTGGTACAAAGTAAGATATACCCTGTATATTTTAAAGCTATGGCTTATAGTATTGGGATGGCTTTGGTGGGCCATGTCTTTGGCCATAGGACCAAGGTGCTCTCTCGTAAAGCTGAGATATTTCAAGCTTATAACCTTCTTGCTGCGGTTTTCACTGTTTTTGCCAATTCTGTTTACTTGGAACCTCGCGCTACTAAG CTGATGTTCGAAAGGATGAAACtggagaaagaagaaggaaggggAAGAGAGGATATGACTGGTGAACATAGCAGAACAGAAGAGCATCAACATCAGCACAGTACTGCTGATCCTAATGAAACCGGCACCCCAGCCTCGGCCTCAGGAGCAGCAACGGCCTCAGGAGCAGCAACACCCACACGAGGTGCAGAGCAAGATGCATTCAGATCGAAAATTCTCAAGCTTAACGAGAAGCTGAAGAAGTTGAATTCATACTCCTCCATCTTAAACATCCTCACTCTCATGTTTCTTACTTGGCATCTCATCTATTTGGCTCAGCGTGTTCATCACGGCCCATGTTGA
- the LOC130970086 gene encoding transcription factor bHLH80-like translates to MQPSSSGSGGSSGGVARFRSTPASWLESIFVKEEVEGEGEEEADPPALNSSSSSIHQQGFIQLLSGDTSGVFRHNSSPADFVFDYSQQYVSSNYDYDYAYASPDNSSANNPIPQEIKQRGVKVEKKIMKDSVPWKVRAKRGCATHPRSIAERVRRTRISDRIRKLQELVPNMDKQTNTADMLDEAVAYVKSLQKQIEELSEQQRRCNCVVQKSREI, encoded by the exons ATGCAGCCCAGTAGTAGTGGCAGTGGCGGTAGCAGCGGTGGTGTTGCCAGGTTCCGTTCAACTCCAGCGAGCTGGTTAGAATCAATTTTTGTCAAGGAAGAAgtggaaggagaaggagaagaagaagctgaTCCTCCGGCGTTGAatagcagcagcagcagcatcCACCAGCAGGGATTCATTCAGCTTCTTTCCGGTGACACAAGCGGGGTTTTCCGCCACAATAGTTCTCCCGCCGATTTTGTATTCGACTACTCTCAACAATACGTATCCTCCAACTACGACTACGACTACGCCTACGCTTCTCCGGATAACAGCAGCGCGAATAATCCAATCCCGCAG GAAATTAAGCAGAGAGGGGTGAAAGTGGAGAAAAAGATTATGAAGGATTCTGTGCCTTGGAAAGTTCGAGCAAAGCGTGGCTGTGCTACTCATCCTAGGAGTATTGCTGAAAGG GTTCGGAGGACTCGTATCAGTGATCGTATCAGGAAGCTGCAGGAACTTGTGCCAAACATGGATAAG CAAACTAATACTGCAGACATGTTAGATGAGGCAGTAGCTTATGTCAAGTCTCTCCAAAAGCAAATTGAG GAACTATCGGAGCAGCAACGGAGATGTAATTGTGTGGTTCAAAAGAGTAGGGAGATATAA